Sequence from the Sphingobacteriaceae bacterium GW460-11-11-14-LB5 genome:
TAAAAAAGTAGTGGGAATGAGCCCTGTTGAGTATTCAAAGAACATCGGGAAAGAAAAACGTTAGCTTAACGTTTTTGTTACAGAAACGTCGCTTTAAGCTGCTTTTTGCCGGCTAGTTGTACTGATTTATAATATAGGACAAACTTGGTCCGGTTATCTTCGCCAGAAGTGGCCTGAATAGCTAATTTCGTTCAATAAACGTTAACGATATAGCTTTCACTGGCTTTTTAGCCACAATTGATTAAAACTATGATAAGAATAATGCGTGCTGCAGACTGGAGTGAGGTTAGTGCTATTTATCAGGAAGGAATCGATACAGGTACGGCGAGTTTTAGAACCCCTGATATTTCCTGGAAAGACTGGGATTCATCACACCTTAAAGCTTGCAGGTTTGTGGCCTGCAAAGGTAAAGAAATTATAGGCTGGAGCGCGCTTTTGCCGGTATCTGCAAATTACGATATTGGTAGGGTAGGCGAGATAGAAGTGTATGTTAAACATGGCTCCAAAGGCCAGGGGATAGGCTCC
This genomic interval carries:
- a CDS encoding N-acetyltransferase codes for the protein MIRIMRAADWSEVSAIYQEGIDTGTASFRTPDISWKDWDSSHLKACRFVACKGKEIIGWSALLPVSANYDIGRVGEIEVYVKHGSKGQGIGSLLLDALVKESENKGIWMLQAGIFLQNSAILKIHEKAGFRVVGYREKIGKAKGVWQDNLLMERRNKLIA